The Carassius auratus strain Wakin unplaced genomic scaffold, ASM336829v1 scaf_tig00016634, whole genome shotgun sequence genome window below encodes:
- the LOC113075261 gene encoding calcium/calmodulin-dependent protein kinase type II subunit gamma-like isoform X11 yields the protein MCAGFMLRTRDGYLTIYCCCEVCVSMHSVFVTVSVKLCVKAGEMLSSLSPQPENLLLASKCKNAAVKLADFGLAIEVQGDQQAWFGFAGTPGYLSPEVLRKEAYGKPVDIWACGVILYILLVGYPPFWDEDQHKLYQQIKAGAYDFPSPEWDTVTPEAKNLINQMLTINPAKRITAQEALKHPWVCQRSTVASMMHRQETVECLKKFNARRKLKGAILTTMLVSRNFSVGSRQTTAPASVTAAAAAVAAAAGTTAGLVEQAAKSLLNKKADVKKRKSSSTIQYMESSDSSNATVEDEEMKGKLVDNSSVMPDSAHTPPGPSPALFTASKFTDLLGVVRRGSVPTCDAEGGSTITPAVVSAPFTPQTTNIPTQMSRLTDLVSSVRRPIATHTDSEPSAASRPLTAPVSAPSHPSPLPAQTSSSPLLLAHSRKQEIIKITEQLIEANNNGDFEAYAKICDPGLTCFEPEALGNLVEGMDFHRFYFENLLSKNSKPIHTTILNPHVHLIGDEAACIAYIRLTQYVDGQGRPHSSQSEETRVWHRRDSKWQNVHFHCSGAPAAPLQ from the exons atgtgcgCTGGTTTTATGTTAAGAACACGTGATGGGTATCTGACTATCTATTGTTGTTGTGAAGTGTGTGTCAGCATGCACAGTGTGTTTGTTACTGTGAGTGTAAAGTTGTGTGTTAAGGCAGGAGAAATGTTGTCTTCACTCTCCCCTCAGCCAGAGAATCTGCTCTTGGCCAGTAAGTGCAAGAACGCCGCTGTGAAGCTGGCCGACTTTGGACTGGCCATTGAGGTGCAGGGAGACCAGCAGGCATGGTTTG GATTTGCAGGGACACCAGGTTACCTGTCCCCTGAGGTGCTGAGGAAAGAAGCATATGGCAAACCGGTGGACATCTGGGCCTGCG GTGTGATTCTGTACATTCTGCTGGTTGGATATCCACCTTTCTGGGATGAGGATCAGCACAAACTTTATCAGCAGATCAAAGCGGGAGCTTATGAT TTTCCATCTCCCGAATGGGACACAGTTACTCCTGAAGCCAAAAATCTCATCAATCAAATGCTAACCATAAACCCTGCCAAGAGAATCACTGCACAGGAAGCTCTCAAACACCCATGGGTCTGC CAACGCTCTACTGTGGCTTCCATGATGCACAGACAAGAAACTGTGGAATGCCTGAAGAAGTTCAACGCCAGGAGGAAACTCAAG GGGGCCATCCTCACCACCATGCTTGTGTCACGGAACTTCTCTG tGGGTAGCAGACAGACCACGGCTCCCGCCTCGGTCACTGCGGCTGCGGCTGCAGTAGCCGCGGCTGCAGGCACCACAGCAGGGCTGGTGGAACAAG CAGCCAAGAGCTTGTTGAACAAAAAAGCTGACGTTAAG AAGCGGAAGTCGAGCTCTACCATTCAGTACATG GAGTCGTCGGACAGCAGTAATGCCACAGTGGAGGATGAGGAAATGAAAG GAAAGCTTGTAGATAACAGTTCAGTTATGCCTGACTCCGCCCACACACCTCCTGGCCCCTCCCCTGCTCTTTTCA CTGCCTCTAAGTTCACTGATCTATTGGGTGTGGTTCGTCGGGGCTCTGTGCCCACATGTGATGCTGAGGGGGGAAGCACTATCACTCCAGCTGTTGTTTCCGCCCCCTTCACACCCCAGACCACCAATATTCCCACACAGA TGTCACGTTTGACTGATCTAGTGAGCAGTGTACGCAGACCTATAGCCACCCATACAGACAGTGAGCCATCAGCAGCCAGCAGACCCCTTACTGCCCCGGTATCTGCCCCATCACACCCCTCCCCTCTCCCTGCCCAAACGTCCTCAAGCCCCCTGCTGTTAGCACATT CACGCAAACAGGAGATCATCAAAATCACTGAACAGCTTATTGAGGCCAACAACAATGGCGACTTTGAAGCCTATGC TAAAATCTGTGACCCTGGACTCACCTGCTTTGAACCTGAGGCCTTGGGAAACCTTGTGGAGGGGATGGACTTCCACAGATTTTACTTTGAGAACT TGCTGTCTAAGAACAGTAAGCCCATCCACACCACAATCCTGAACCCTCACGTGCACCTGATTGGAGACGAGGCCGCCTGCATCGCCTACATCCGCCTCACGCAATATGTGGATGGGCAGGGCCGGCCgcacagcagccaatcagaagagacgAGGGTGTGGCATCGCCGGGACTCTAAATGGCAGAATGTCCATTTCCACTGTTCGGGAGCTCCAGCCGCCCCTCTACAGTGA
- the LOC113075261 gene encoding calcium/calmodulin-dependent protein kinase type II subunit beta-like isoform X3: MCAGFMLRTRDGYLTIYCCCEVCVSMHSVFVTVSVKLCVKAGEMLSSLSPQPENLLLASKCKNAAVKLADFGLAIEVQGDQQAWFGFAGTPGYLSPEVLRKEAYGKPVDIWACGVILYILLVGYPPFWDEDQHKLYQQIKAGAYDFPSPEWDTVTPEAKNLINQMLTINPAKRITAQEALKHPWVCQRSTVASMMHRQETVECLKKFNARRKLKGAILTTMLVSRNFSVGSRQTTAPASVTAAAAAVAAAAGTTAGLVEQAAKSLLNKKADVKPQTNSTKNSIVTSPKGNLPSPALEAQTTVIHNAVDGIKESSDSSNATVEDEEMKGKLVDNSSVMPDSAHTPPGPSPALFTASKFTDLLGVVRRGSVPTCDAEGGSTITPAVVSAPFTPQTTNIPTQMSRLTDLVSSVRRPIATHTDSEPSAASRPLTAPVSAPSHPSPLPAQTSSSPLLLAHSRKQEIIKITEQLIEANNNGDFEAYAKICDPGLTCFEPEALGNLVEGMDFHRFYFENLLSKNSKPIHTTILNPHVHLIGDEAACIAYIRLTQYVDGQGRPHSSQSEETRVWHRRDSKWQNVHFHCSGAPAAPLQ, encoded by the exons atgtgcgCTGGTTTTATGTTAAGAACACGTGATGGGTATCTGACTATCTATTGTTGTTGTGAAGTGTGTGTCAGCATGCACAGTGTGTTTGTTACTGTGAGTGTAAAGTTGTGTGTTAAGGCAGGAGAAATGTTGTCTTCACTCTCCCCTCAGCCAGAGAATCTGCTCTTGGCCAGTAAGTGCAAGAACGCCGCTGTGAAGCTGGCCGACTTTGGACTGGCCATTGAGGTGCAGGGAGACCAGCAGGCATGGTTTG GATTTGCAGGGACACCAGGTTACCTGTCCCCTGAGGTGCTGAGGAAAGAAGCATATGGCAAACCGGTGGACATCTGGGCCTGCG GTGTGATTCTGTACATTCTGCTGGTTGGATATCCACCTTTCTGGGATGAGGATCAGCACAAACTTTATCAGCAGATCAAAGCGGGAGCTTATGAT TTTCCATCTCCCGAATGGGACACAGTTACTCCTGAAGCCAAAAATCTCATCAATCAAATGCTAACCATAAACCCTGCCAAGAGAATCACTGCACAGGAAGCTCTCAAACACCCATGGGTCTGC CAACGCTCTACTGTGGCTTCCATGATGCACAGACAAGAAACTGTGGAATGCCTGAAGAAGTTCAACGCCAGGAGGAAACTCAAG GGGGCCATCCTCACCACCATGCTTGTGTCACGGAACTTCTCTG tGGGTAGCAGACAGACCACGGCTCCCGCCTCGGTCACTGCGGCTGCGGCTGCAGTAGCCGCGGCTGCAGGCACCACAGCAGGGCTGGTGGAACAAG CAGCCAAGAGCTTGTTGAACAAAAAAGCTGACGTTAAG CCCCAGACAAACAGCACCAAAAACAGCATAGTCACCAGTCCCAAGGGAAACCTCCCCTCTCCTGCACTG GAGGCACAGACCACTGTCATCCATAATGCAGTGGATGGGATTAAG GAGTCGTCGGACAGCAGTAATGCCACAGTGGAGGATGAGGAAATGAAAG GAAAGCTTGTAGATAACAGTTCAGTTATGCCTGACTCCGCCCACACACCTCCTGGCCCCTCCCCTGCTCTTTTCA CTGCCTCTAAGTTCACTGATCTATTGGGTGTGGTTCGTCGGGGCTCTGTGCCCACATGTGATGCTGAGGGGGGAAGCACTATCACTCCAGCTGTTGTTTCCGCCCCCTTCACACCCCAGACCACCAATATTCCCACACAGA TGTCACGTTTGACTGATCTAGTGAGCAGTGTACGCAGACCTATAGCCACCCATACAGACAGTGAGCCATCAGCAGCCAGCAGACCCCTTACTGCCCCGGTATCTGCCCCATCACACCCCTCCCCTCTCCCTGCCCAAACGTCCTCAAGCCCCCTGCTGTTAGCACATT CACGCAAACAGGAGATCATCAAAATCACTGAACAGCTTATTGAGGCCAACAACAATGGCGACTTTGAAGCCTATGC TAAAATCTGTGACCCTGGACTCACCTGCTTTGAACCTGAGGCCTTGGGAAACCTTGTGGAGGGGATGGACTTCCACAGATTTTACTTTGAGAACT TGCTGTCTAAGAACAGTAAGCCCATCCACACCACAATCCTGAACCCTCACGTGCACCTGATTGGAGACGAGGCCGCCTGCATCGCCTACATCCGCCTCACGCAATATGTGGATGGGCAGGGCCGGCCgcacagcagccaatcagaagagacgAGGGTGTGGCATCGCCGGGACTCTAAATGGCAGAATGTCCATTTCCACTGTTCGGGAGCTCCAGCCGCCCCTCTACAGTGA
- the LOC113075261 gene encoding calcium/calmodulin-dependent protein kinase type II subunit beta-like isoform X28, with translation MCAGFMLRTRDGYLTIYCCCEVCVSMHSVFVTVSVKLCVKAGEMLSSLSPQPENLLLASKCKNAAVKLADFGLAIEVQGDQQAWFGFAGTPGYLSPEVLRKEAYGKPVDIWACGVILYILLVGYPPFWDEDQHKLYQQIKAGAYDFPSPEWDTVTPEAKNLINQMLTINPAKRITAQEALKHPWVCQRSTVASMMHRQETVECLKKFNARRKLKGAILTTMLVSRNFSVGSRQTTAPASVTAAAAAVAAAAGTTAGLVEQAAKSLLNKKADVKKRKSSSTIQYMPQTNSTKNSIVTSPKGNLPSPALESSDSSNATVEDEEMKARKQEIIKITEQLIEANNNGDFEAYAKICDPGLTCFEPEALGNLVEGMDFHRFYFENLLSKNSKPIHTTILNPHVHLIGDEAACIAYIRLTQYVDGQGRPHSSQSEETRVWHRRDSKWQNVHFHCSGAPAAPLQ, from the exons atgtgcgCTGGTTTTATGTTAAGAACACGTGATGGGTATCTGACTATCTATTGTTGTTGTGAAGTGTGTGTCAGCATGCACAGTGTGTTTGTTACTGTGAGTGTAAAGTTGTGTGTTAAGGCAGGAGAAATGTTGTCTTCACTCTCCCCTCAGCCAGAGAATCTGCTCTTGGCCAGTAAGTGCAAGAACGCCGCTGTGAAGCTGGCCGACTTTGGACTGGCCATTGAGGTGCAGGGAGACCAGCAGGCATGGTTTG GATTTGCAGGGACACCAGGTTACCTGTCCCCTGAGGTGCTGAGGAAAGAAGCATATGGCAAACCGGTGGACATCTGGGCCTGCG GTGTGATTCTGTACATTCTGCTGGTTGGATATCCACCTTTCTGGGATGAGGATCAGCACAAACTTTATCAGCAGATCAAAGCGGGAGCTTATGAT TTTCCATCTCCCGAATGGGACACAGTTACTCCTGAAGCCAAAAATCTCATCAATCAAATGCTAACCATAAACCCTGCCAAGAGAATCACTGCACAGGAAGCTCTCAAACACCCATGGGTCTGC CAACGCTCTACTGTGGCTTCCATGATGCACAGACAAGAAACTGTGGAATGCCTGAAGAAGTTCAACGCCAGGAGGAAACTCAAG GGGGCCATCCTCACCACCATGCTTGTGTCACGGAACTTCTCTG tGGGTAGCAGACAGACCACGGCTCCCGCCTCGGTCACTGCGGCTGCGGCTGCAGTAGCCGCGGCTGCAGGCACCACAGCAGGGCTGGTGGAACAAG CAGCCAAGAGCTTGTTGAACAAAAAAGCTGACGTTAAG AAGCGGAAGTCGAGCTCTACCATTCAGTACATG CCCCAGACAAACAGCACCAAAAACAGCATAGTCACCAGTCCCAAGGGAAACCTCCCCTCTCCTGCACTG GAGTCGTCGGACAGCAGTAATGCCACAGTGGAGGATGAGGAAATGAAAG CACGCAAACAGGAGATCATCAAAATCACTGAACAGCTTATTGAGGCCAACAACAATGGCGACTTTGAAGCCTATGC TAAAATCTGTGACCCTGGACTCACCTGCTTTGAACCTGAGGCCTTGGGAAACCTTGTGGAGGGGATGGACTTCCACAGATTTTACTTTGAGAACT TGCTGTCTAAGAACAGTAAGCCCATCCACACCACAATCCTGAACCCTCACGTGCACCTGATTGGAGACGAGGCCGCCTGCATCGCCTACATCCGCCTCACGCAATATGTGGATGGGCAGGGCCGGCCgcacagcagccaatcagaagagacgAGGGTGTGGCATCGCCGGGACTCTAAATGGCAGAATGTCCATTTCCACTGTTCGGGAGCTCCAGCCGCCCCTCTACAGTGA
- the LOC113075261 gene encoding calcium/calmodulin-dependent protein kinase type II subunit beta-like isoform X13, protein MCAGFMLRTRDGYLTIYCCCEVCVSMHSVFVTVSVKLCVKAGEMLSSLSPQPENLLLASKCKNAAVKLADFGLAIEVQGDQQAWFGFAGTPGYLSPEVLRKEAYGKPVDIWACGVILYILLVGYPPFWDEDQHKLYQQIKAGAYDFPSPEWDTVTPEAKNLINQMLTINPAKRITAQEALKHPWVCQRSTVASMMHRQETVECLKKFNARRKLKGAILTTMLVSRNFSAAKSLLNKKADVKPQTNSTKNSIVTSPKGNLPSPALEAQTTVIHNAVDGIKESSDSSNATVEDEEMKGKLVDNSSVMPDSAHTPPGPSPALFTASKFTDLLGVVRRGSVPTCDAEGGSTITPAVVSAPFTPQTTNIPTQMSRLTDLVSSVRRPIATHTDSEPSAASRPLTAPVSAPSHPSPLPAQTSSSPLLLAHSRKQEIIKITEQLIEANNNGDFEAYAKICDPGLTCFEPEALGNLVEGMDFHRFYFENLLSKNSKPIHTTILNPHVHLIGDEAACIAYIRLTQYVDGQGRPHSSQSEETRVWHRRDSKWQNVHFHCSGAPAAPLQ, encoded by the exons atgtgcgCTGGTTTTATGTTAAGAACACGTGATGGGTATCTGACTATCTATTGTTGTTGTGAAGTGTGTGTCAGCATGCACAGTGTGTTTGTTACTGTGAGTGTAAAGTTGTGTGTTAAGGCAGGAGAAATGTTGTCTTCACTCTCCCCTCAGCCAGAGAATCTGCTCTTGGCCAGTAAGTGCAAGAACGCCGCTGTGAAGCTGGCCGACTTTGGACTGGCCATTGAGGTGCAGGGAGACCAGCAGGCATGGTTTG GATTTGCAGGGACACCAGGTTACCTGTCCCCTGAGGTGCTGAGGAAAGAAGCATATGGCAAACCGGTGGACATCTGGGCCTGCG GTGTGATTCTGTACATTCTGCTGGTTGGATATCCACCTTTCTGGGATGAGGATCAGCACAAACTTTATCAGCAGATCAAAGCGGGAGCTTATGAT TTTCCATCTCCCGAATGGGACACAGTTACTCCTGAAGCCAAAAATCTCATCAATCAAATGCTAACCATAAACCCTGCCAAGAGAATCACTGCACAGGAAGCTCTCAAACACCCATGGGTCTGC CAACGCTCTACTGTGGCTTCCATGATGCACAGACAAGAAACTGTGGAATGCCTGAAGAAGTTCAACGCCAGGAGGAAACTCAAG GGGGCCATCCTCACCACCATGCTTGTGTCACGGAACTTCTCTG CAGCCAAGAGCTTGTTGAACAAAAAAGCTGACGTTAAG CCCCAGACAAACAGCACCAAAAACAGCATAGTCACCAGTCCCAAGGGAAACCTCCCCTCTCCTGCACTG GAGGCACAGACCACTGTCATCCATAATGCAGTGGATGGGATTAAG GAGTCGTCGGACAGCAGTAATGCCACAGTGGAGGATGAGGAAATGAAAG GAAAGCTTGTAGATAACAGTTCAGTTATGCCTGACTCCGCCCACACACCTCCTGGCCCCTCCCCTGCTCTTTTCA CTGCCTCTAAGTTCACTGATCTATTGGGTGTGGTTCGTCGGGGCTCTGTGCCCACATGTGATGCTGAGGGGGGAAGCACTATCACTCCAGCTGTTGTTTCCGCCCCCTTCACACCCCAGACCACCAATATTCCCACACAGA TGTCACGTTTGACTGATCTAGTGAGCAGTGTACGCAGACCTATAGCCACCCATACAGACAGTGAGCCATCAGCAGCCAGCAGACCCCTTACTGCCCCGGTATCTGCCCCATCACACCCCTCCCCTCTCCCTGCCCAAACGTCCTCAAGCCCCCTGCTGTTAGCACATT CACGCAAACAGGAGATCATCAAAATCACTGAACAGCTTATTGAGGCCAACAACAATGGCGACTTTGAAGCCTATGC TAAAATCTGTGACCCTGGACTCACCTGCTTTGAACCTGAGGCCTTGGGAAACCTTGTGGAGGGGATGGACTTCCACAGATTTTACTTTGAGAACT TGCTGTCTAAGAACAGTAAGCCCATCCACACCACAATCCTGAACCCTCACGTGCACCTGATTGGAGACGAGGCCGCCTGCATCGCCTACATCCGCCTCACGCAATATGTGGATGGGCAGGGCCGGCCgcacagcagccaatcagaagagacgAGGGTGTGGCATCGCCGGGACTCTAAATGGCAGAATGTCCATTTCCACTGTTCGGGAGCTCCAGCCGCCCCTCTACAGTGA
- the LOC113075261 gene encoding calcium/calmodulin-dependent protein kinase type II subunit beta-like isoform X4, translated as MCAGFMLRTRDGYLTIYCCCEVCVSMHSVFVTVSVKLCVKAGEMLSSLSPQPENLLLASKCKNAAVKLADFGLAIEVQGDQQAWFGFAGTPGYLSPEVLRKEAYGKPVDIWACGVILYILLVGYPPFWDEDQHKLYQQIKAGAYDFPSPEWDTVTPEAKNLINQMLTINPAKRITAQEALKHPWVCQRSTVASMMHRQETVECLKKFNARRKLKGAILTTMLVSRNFSVGSRQTTAPASVTAAAAAVAAAAGTTAGLVEQAKSLLNKKADVKPQTNSTKNSIVTSPKGNLPSPALEAQTTVIHNAVDGIKESSDSSNATVEDEEMKGKLVDNSSVMPDSAHTPPGPSPALFTASKFTDLLGVVRRGSVPTCDAEGGSTITPAVVSAPFTPQTTNIPTQMSRLTDLVSSVRRPIATHTDSEPSAASRPLTAPVSAPSHPSPLPAQTSSSPLLLAHSRKQEIIKITEQLIEANNNGDFEAYAKICDPGLTCFEPEALGNLVEGMDFHRFYFENLLSKNSKPIHTTILNPHVHLIGDEAACIAYIRLTQYVDGQGRPHSSQSEETRVWHRRDSKWQNVHFHCSGAPAAPLQ; from the exons atgtgcgCTGGTTTTATGTTAAGAACACGTGATGGGTATCTGACTATCTATTGTTGTTGTGAAGTGTGTGTCAGCATGCACAGTGTGTTTGTTACTGTGAGTGTAAAGTTGTGTGTTAAGGCAGGAGAAATGTTGTCTTCACTCTCCCCTCAGCCAGAGAATCTGCTCTTGGCCAGTAAGTGCAAGAACGCCGCTGTGAAGCTGGCCGACTTTGGACTGGCCATTGAGGTGCAGGGAGACCAGCAGGCATGGTTTG GATTTGCAGGGACACCAGGTTACCTGTCCCCTGAGGTGCTGAGGAAAGAAGCATATGGCAAACCGGTGGACATCTGGGCCTGCG GTGTGATTCTGTACATTCTGCTGGTTGGATATCCACCTTTCTGGGATGAGGATCAGCACAAACTTTATCAGCAGATCAAAGCGGGAGCTTATGAT TTTCCATCTCCCGAATGGGACACAGTTACTCCTGAAGCCAAAAATCTCATCAATCAAATGCTAACCATAAACCCTGCCAAGAGAATCACTGCACAGGAAGCTCTCAAACACCCATGGGTCTGC CAACGCTCTACTGTGGCTTCCATGATGCACAGACAAGAAACTGTGGAATGCCTGAAGAAGTTCAACGCCAGGAGGAAACTCAAG GGGGCCATCCTCACCACCATGCTTGTGTCACGGAACTTCTCTG tGGGTAGCAGACAGACCACGGCTCCCGCCTCGGTCACTGCGGCTGCGGCTGCAGTAGCCGCGGCTGCAGGCACCACAGCAGGGCTGGTGGAACAAG CCAAGAGCTTGTTGAACAAAAAAGCTGACGTTAAG CCCCAGACAAACAGCACCAAAAACAGCATAGTCACCAGTCCCAAGGGAAACCTCCCCTCTCCTGCACTG GAGGCACAGACCACTGTCATCCATAATGCAGTGGATGGGATTAAG GAGTCGTCGGACAGCAGTAATGCCACAGTGGAGGATGAGGAAATGAAAG GAAAGCTTGTAGATAACAGTTCAGTTATGCCTGACTCCGCCCACACACCTCCTGGCCCCTCCCCTGCTCTTTTCA CTGCCTCTAAGTTCACTGATCTATTGGGTGTGGTTCGTCGGGGCTCTGTGCCCACATGTGATGCTGAGGGGGGAAGCACTATCACTCCAGCTGTTGTTTCCGCCCCCTTCACACCCCAGACCACCAATATTCCCACACAGA TGTCACGTTTGACTGATCTAGTGAGCAGTGTACGCAGACCTATAGCCACCCATACAGACAGTGAGCCATCAGCAGCCAGCAGACCCCTTACTGCCCCGGTATCTGCCCCATCACACCCCTCCCCTCTCCCTGCCCAAACGTCCTCAAGCCCCCTGCTGTTAGCACATT CACGCAAACAGGAGATCATCAAAATCACTGAACAGCTTATTGAGGCCAACAACAATGGCGACTTTGAAGCCTATGC TAAAATCTGTGACCCTGGACTCACCTGCTTTGAACCTGAGGCCTTGGGAAACCTTGTGGAGGGGATGGACTTCCACAGATTTTACTTTGAGAACT TGCTGTCTAAGAACAGTAAGCCCATCCACACCACAATCCTGAACCCTCACGTGCACCTGATTGGAGACGAGGCCGCCTGCATCGCCTACATCCGCCTCACGCAATATGTGGATGGGCAGGGCCGGCCgcacagcagccaatcagaagagacgAGGGTGTGGCATCGCCGGGACTCTAAATGGCAGAATGTCCATTTCCACTGTTCGGGAGCTCCAGCCGCCCCTCTACAGTGA
- the LOC113075261 gene encoding calcium/calmodulin-dependent protein kinase type II subunit gamma-like isoform X7, with translation MCAGFMLRTRDGYLTIYCCCEVCVSMHSVFVTVSVKLCVKAGEMLSSLSPQPENLLLASKCKNAAVKLADFGLAIEVQGDQQAWFGFAGTPGYLSPEVLRKEAYGKPVDIWACGVILYILLVGYPPFWDEDQHKLYQQIKAGAYDFPSPEWDTVTPEAKNLINQMLTINPAKRITAQEALKHPWVCQRSTVASMMHRQETVECLKKFNARRKLKGAILTTMLVSRNFSVGSRQTTAPASVTAAAAAVAAAAGTTAGLVEQAAKSLLNKKADVKPQTNSTKNSIVTSPKGNLPSPALESSDSSNATVEDEEMKGKLVDNSSVMPDSAHTPPGPSPALFTASKFTDLLGVVRRGSVPTCDAEGGSTITPAVVSAPFTPQTTNIPTQMSRLTDLVSSVRRPIATHTDSEPSAASRPLTAPVSAPSHPSPLPAQTSSSPLLLAHSRKQEIIKITEQLIEANNNGDFEAYAKICDPGLTCFEPEALGNLVEGMDFHRFYFENLLSKNSKPIHTTILNPHVHLIGDEAACIAYIRLTQYVDGQGRPHSSQSEETRVWHRRDSKWQNVHFHCSGAPAAPLQ, from the exons atgtgcgCTGGTTTTATGTTAAGAACACGTGATGGGTATCTGACTATCTATTGTTGTTGTGAAGTGTGTGTCAGCATGCACAGTGTGTTTGTTACTGTGAGTGTAAAGTTGTGTGTTAAGGCAGGAGAAATGTTGTCTTCACTCTCCCCTCAGCCAGAGAATCTGCTCTTGGCCAGTAAGTGCAAGAACGCCGCTGTGAAGCTGGCCGACTTTGGACTGGCCATTGAGGTGCAGGGAGACCAGCAGGCATGGTTTG GATTTGCAGGGACACCAGGTTACCTGTCCCCTGAGGTGCTGAGGAAAGAAGCATATGGCAAACCGGTGGACATCTGGGCCTGCG GTGTGATTCTGTACATTCTGCTGGTTGGATATCCACCTTTCTGGGATGAGGATCAGCACAAACTTTATCAGCAGATCAAAGCGGGAGCTTATGAT TTTCCATCTCCCGAATGGGACACAGTTACTCCTGAAGCCAAAAATCTCATCAATCAAATGCTAACCATAAACCCTGCCAAGAGAATCACTGCACAGGAAGCTCTCAAACACCCATGGGTCTGC CAACGCTCTACTGTGGCTTCCATGATGCACAGACAAGAAACTGTGGAATGCCTGAAGAAGTTCAACGCCAGGAGGAAACTCAAG GGGGCCATCCTCACCACCATGCTTGTGTCACGGAACTTCTCTG tGGGTAGCAGACAGACCACGGCTCCCGCCTCGGTCACTGCGGCTGCGGCTGCAGTAGCCGCGGCTGCAGGCACCACAGCAGGGCTGGTGGAACAAG CAGCCAAGAGCTTGTTGAACAAAAAAGCTGACGTTAAG CCCCAGACAAACAGCACCAAAAACAGCATAGTCACCAGTCCCAAGGGAAACCTCCCCTCTCCTGCACTG GAGTCGTCGGACAGCAGTAATGCCACAGTGGAGGATGAGGAAATGAAAG GAAAGCTTGTAGATAACAGTTCAGTTATGCCTGACTCCGCCCACACACCTCCTGGCCCCTCCCCTGCTCTTTTCA CTGCCTCTAAGTTCACTGATCTATTGGGTGTGGTTCGTCGGGGCTCTGTGCCCACATGTGATGCTGAGGGGGGAAGCACTATCACTCCAGCTGTTGTTTCCGCCCCCTTCACACCCCAGACCACCAATATTCCCACACAGA TGTCACGTTTGACTGATCTAGTGAGCAGTGTACGCAGACCTATAGCCACCCATACAGACAGTGAGCCATCAGCAGCCAGCAGACCCCTTACTGCCCCGGTATCTGCCCCATCACACCCCTCCCCTCTCCCTGCCCAAACGTCCTCAAGCCCCCTGCTGTTAGCACATT CACGCAAACAGGAGATCATCAAAATCACTGAACAGCTTATTGAGGCCAACAACAATGGCGACTTTGAAGCCTATGC TAAAATCTGTGACCCTGGACTCACCTGCTTTGAACCTGAGGCCTTGGGAAACCTTGTGGAGGGGATGGACTTCCACAGATTTTACTTTGAGAACT TGCTGTCTAAGAACAGTAAGCCCATCCACACCACAATCCTGAACCCTCACGTGCACCTGATTGGAGACGAGGCCGCCTGCATCGCCTACATCCGCCTCACGCAATATGTGGATGGGCAGGGCCGGCCgcacagcagccaatcagaagagacgAGGGTGTGGCATCGCCGGGACTCTAAATGGCAGAATGTCCATTTCCACTGTTCGGGAGCTCCAGCCGCCCCTCTACAGTGA